The DNA sequence gaaataaattatgaaaaattttggttaattatgacttttgtttttgttaccaaacttttttcatttttaacGTATACATAGTATTGGTTAACTACCAATATTAAGTCCACTTATAGAGGCCTAGATAGAGGCCTGggtagataattaattaattgagagTAGGTAGCTAGAGAGGTGTCCAGCAGGAAGATGTTTTAGGATTCCAAATAGCAGGGAGAAAGAACTTAGTTCCAGAGACGCCTTTGGCATTATAGGCACCGCCAGTGGCAGGGTCAACAGGTAATCTTGCTTGTTGGGCTGATAAGATGTGAGAGCAGACGCTGGTGGCTTCAAGGATGTCGTCTCCACGGGCATCAGCATAGAAGCCATCCCCGTAAGGGTTTGTGACTGCTCCTGCCAAGCCACCGGCAAGCAGCATGACCATGGCATCGGCGCCCACTTCCCCACTGGGCGGTTTCACGGATATTCCTGGGGCTTCAAGGAATGGCCAGGCACATTCGGGGCACTCTTCTTCTGGGTCCCCTACTGCCACGTATGGCTGTTCCTCTATGAGACCGTGCTGGGCGCATGATCCAGCGCACATGTCTTGGACGGTCACACCCTTGGACGCTACGAAGAGAGCCAGCGTGTTTGGCTTTCCACCAGTTGCTTTTGGCATGAGCTTCTTGATGAAATCTTTGATCAACACTTTCCCCAATGAGTAATTTGGGTCGTACTGTTCATTCACCACCTTTACTGTGATCGTGGGGCTTCCTTTGCCACTCCCCGTCTTAGTGTATGCTTGATAGCTCTCCACCACGTGCCACCATGATGACACATGAGGCTCACCATCTCCACCACTCGGGTTCAGAGAATTCAAAAATGAATGGACAGCTTGCTTTTGCTTTTCCGTAACTGCACCGTACCATAAGATGCCAATGTTCAAGTTTCCGGTCAGCAAACGTCCCCCTCTGTGGGTCAGCGCCACCGTTCCACCCCAAACTGCTACTGGCCCCACCACCAAAACCAACAACACAACCAAACACGCTATGCGAAACGAGGCCATTTTGCTTcgcttctcttcttttctcttggcttctcttcttcccaacatCTTCCCAAATTTATATATCCTCACACAAATCTAGATACAAGcttcatttattttctattttttcttttccacttcAATTACggcaaatatattaattaatagccTCACATCTAAGCTTAGCATAAGAAATTTACCCAAAATATACTTACATGCAGGACAAGAGGGTATTAATAGATAAGCCAAAGTAATATAAATTTGGTGGACCTTAATATAGAGAATATGCTGGAGAGGAAACAGTCAAAATACCTTAATCTACTTTAATTTGGCAGGGATGACTGGCAAGATCTCCCCGAATGACGCTCAACCCAATTCTTTAAATATCAAACACTTGTGCTTCATCAATACCCTAAATCTTCCCCATCTATCTAATGATTAATTAAGTAAAGAAGTCTTTTTTTGCTCTCTAGCTAACACAAATGTGATTCAATAATGTTTgagagaccaaaaaaaaaaaactaaaatttattttatttaattttattaattatcgtTACAATTAATAAATGAGAAATATgacaaatttatattattttttcttcttaatattatcGAATGTGGTCACAATCT is a window from the Arachis hypogaea cultivar Tifrunner chromosome 17, arahy.Tifrunner.gnm2.J5K5, whole genome shotgun sequence genome containing:
- the LOC112762419 gene encoding protein EXORDIUM-like 6, coding for MLGRREAKRKEEKRSKMASFRIACLVVLLVLVVGPVAVWGGTVALTHRGGRLLTGNLNIGILWYGAVTEKQKQAVHSFLNSLNPSGGDGEPHVSSWWHVVESYQAYTKTGSGKGSPTITVKVVNEQYDPNYSLGKVLIKDFIKKLMPKATGGKPNTLALFVASKGVTVQDMCAGSCAQHGLIEEQPYVAVGDPEEECPECAWPFLEAPGISVKPPSGEVGADAMVMLLAGGLAGAVTNPYGDGFYADARGDDILEATSVCSHILSAQQARLPVDPATGGAYNAKGVSGTKFFLPAIWNPKTSSCWTPL